Proteins from one Bradyrhizobium roseum genomic window:
- a CDS encoding efflux RND transporter permease subunit: MALNISAWSIRNPLPSIVFSIILLVLGWASFTKLAVTRLPNADIPVISVAVSQFGAAPSELESQVTKTIEDGVSGVEGVRHISSSITDGLSVTTIQFALETNTDRALNDIKDAVTRVRSNLPQNVTEPLIQRVDVIGLPIVTYAAISPGKTPEQLSYFVDDVVKRALQGVRGVAQVERIGGVEREILVSLDPDRLQAAGLTAVNVSQILRGTNVDVAGGRAQIGKNDQAIRTLAGAKTLNELAGTMIPLFGGGEMRLDDLGTVTDTIADRSTFARFNGEPVVALGIKRSKGASDVKVAEAVEKRIDALKAAYPDVDLKLIDTSVEFTKGNYNAAISTLFEGAILAVVVVLLFLRDIRATIIAAISLPLSIFPAFWVMDLLGFSLNLVSFLAITLSTGILVDDAIVEIENIVRHMRMGKSPYRAALEAADEIGLAVIAISLTIIAIFAPASFMSGIAGQFFKQFGITVSVQVFFSLLAARFVTPVLAAYFMKDTHHEDPPPGPVLKTYTRLVTWSVRHYFITVLIGFGVFAASIWSITLLPQGFLPAQDTARSLLAMELPPGSQLAYTEKVTEEIVARLRKRPEVKSIFVDGGRVPPGLQEVRRASLIINYTPKGSRKITQRQLELEIGQELENVPDIRFWFLDENGLRAIALVVTGIDSNIVNNVASELATQMKRIPIVANVISETSLDRPELRIRPRAELAARLGVSTESLSQTIRVATIGDVGPALAKFDAGDRQVPIRVQLEDSARSDLSMLQQLRVPLGQRGERGGVPLSVVADIQLDQGPTSINRYDRERQATVAADLVGTAALGDATKKIYDLPVMKSLPKGVKVSPSGDAESLAELSEGFATAITAGLMMVYAVLVLLFGTFLQPITILFSLPLSIGGAIAALLLTGKQLTTPVWIGILMLMGIVTKNAIMLVEFAVEAIREGKRRDEAIIDAGMKRARPIVMTTIAMAAGMIPSALALGAGGEFRSPMALAVIGGLIFSTILSLVFVPAMFMVMDDLGALCWRFGKKLLASSGEDEGGHDGEHHAAPPAKGPPAVPPAMSPAAK, encoded by the coding sequence ATGGCTTTGAATATCTCGGCATGGTCGATCCGGAACCCGCTGCCCTCGATCGTCTTTTCGATCATTCTTTTGGTGCTCGGCTGGGCCAGCTTCACCAAGCTTGCGGTGACACGACTGCCCAACGCCGACATTCCCGTGATTTCGGTCGCAGTCTCGCAATTCGGCGCAGCGCCTTCGGAGCTGGAATCCCAGGTCACCAAGACGATCGAGGACGGCGTGTCGGGCGTCGAAGGCGTGCGTCACATTTCGTCGTCAATTACCGACGGATTGTCGGTGACAACGATACAGTTCGCGCTGGAGACCAACACCGATCGCGCGCTGAACGATATCAAGGACGCCGTCACGCGCGTCCGCTCCAATCTGCCGCAAAACGTCACTGAACCGCTGATCCAGCGGGTCGACGTGATCGGCCTGCCGATCGTCACCTATGCTGCGATCTCCCCCGGCAAGACGCCGGAGCAGCTTTCCTATTTCGTCGACGACGTCGTCAAGCGCGCCTTGCAGGGCGTACGCGGCGTCGCGCAGGTCGAGCGTATCGGCGGTGTCGAGCGCGAAATTCTTGTCTCGCTCGATCCGGACCGCTTGCAGGCGGCGGGGCTCACCGCCGTCAACGTCAGCCAGATCCTGCGCGGCACCAATGTCGACGTCGCCGGCGGTCGTGCCCAGATTGGCAAGAACGACCAGGCGATCCGCACGCTGGCCGGCGCCAAGACGCTGAACGAACTTGCCGGCACCATGATCCCGCTGTTCGGCGGCGGCGAAATGCGGCTCGACGATCTCGGCACCGTCACCGACACCATCGCCGATCGCAGCACCTTTGCTCGCTTTAACGGCGAGCCTGTCGTGGCGCTCGGCATCAAGCGCTCCAAGGGCGCCAGCGACGTGAAGGTGGCCGAGGCCGTGGAGAAGCGCATTGACGCGCTGAAAGCCGCCTACCCCGATGTCGACCTGAAGCTGATCGACACCTCGGTCGAATTCACCAAGGGCAATTACAACGCAGCGATCTCGACGCTGTTCGAAGGCGCGATCCTCGCGGTCGTCGTCGTCCTGCTGTTCCTGCGCGACATTCGCGCTACCATCATCGCGGCGATCTCGCTGCCGCTGTCGATCTTCCCGGCGTTCTGGGTGATGGACCTGCTCGGCTTCTCGCTGAACCTGGTCTCATTCCTCGCCATCACGCTGTCGACGGGCATCCTGGTCGACGATGCCATCGTCGAAATCGAGAACATCGTGCGCCACATGCGCATGGGCAAGTCGCCCTATCGCGCAGCGCTCGAAGCCGCCGACGAGATCGGCCTCGCCGTGATCGCGATTTCGCTGACGATCATAGCAATCTTCGCGCCCGCCAGCTTCATGTCTGGTATCGCCGGGCAGTTCTTCAAGCAGTTCGGCATCACGGTGTCGGTGCAGGTGTTCTTCTCGCTGCTTGCGGCCCGTTTCGTGACACCTGTGCTCGCGGCCTACTTCATGAAGGATACCCATCACGAGGATCCGCCGCCCGGCCCCGTCCTGAAGACCTACACGCGGCTTGTGACCTGGTCGGTGCGTCACTACTTCATCACCGTGTTGATCGGCTTCGGCGTCTTTGCCGCCTCGATCTGGAGCATCACGCTGCTGCCACAAGGCTTCCTGCCCGCGCAGGACACCGCGCGCTCGCTCCTGGCAATGGAATTGCCGCCGGGCTCACAGCTCGCCTACACCGAAAAGGTGACGGAGGAAATCGTCGCCCGCCTGCGCAAGCGACCCGAGGTGAAGAGCATCTTCGTCGACGGCGGCAGGGTGCCGCCGGGATTGCAGGAAGTGCGGCGGGCCTCCCTGATCATCAATTACACGCCGAAGGGCAGTCGCAAGATCACCCAGCGACAGCTCGAACTCGAGATTGGCCAGGAGCTGGAAAACGTTCCTGACATCCGTTTCTGGTTCCTTGACGAGAACGGCCTGCGCGCGATTGCGCTCGTTGTAACGGGGATCGACAGCAACATCGTCAACAACGTTGCCAGCGAGCTGGCGACGCAGATGAAGCGGATTCCGATCGTCGCCAACGTGATTTCGGAAACCTCGCTCGACCGGCCCGAACTGCGGATCCGGCCGCGGGCCGAACTGGCGGCACGGCTCGGCGTCTCCACCGAGAGTTTGTCGCAGACCATCCGCGTCGCCACCATCGGCGACGTCGGACCGGCGCTGGCGAAGTTCGATGCCGGCGACCGTCAGGTGCCGATCCGCGTCCAGCTCGAGGACAGCGCGCGCAGCGACCTCTCGATGCTGCAGCAGTTGCGGGTGCCGCTCGGCCAGCGCGGCGAACGCGGCGGGGTCCCTTTATCCGTCGTCGCCGATATCCAGCTCGACCAGGGCCCGACCAGCATCAACCGGTACGACCGGGAACGGCAGGCCACTGTCGCGGCCGATCTCGTCGGCACCGCGGCGCTGGGCGACGCCACCAAGAAGATCTACGACCTTCCGGTCATGAAAAGCCTGCCGAAGGGCGTGAAGGTGAGCCCATCCGGCGACGCCGAAAGCCTCGCCGAACTGTCGGAAGGTTTTGCCACCGCGATCACCGCCGGCCTGATGATGGTCTACGCCGTGCTCGTGCTGCTGTTCGGAACGTTCCTGCAGCCGATCACCATCCTGTTCTCGCTGCCGCTCTCGATCGGCGGCGCGATCGCGGCGCTGCTGCTGACGGGCAAGCAGCTCACCACGCCGGTTTGGATCGGCATCCTGATGCTGATGGGCATCGTCACCAAGAACGCCATCATGCTGGTGGAGTTCGCGGTGGAAGCGATCCGTGAAGGCAAGAGGCGCGACGAAGCGATCATCGACGCCGGCATGAAGCGCGCGCGCCCGATCGTGATGACGACGATCGCGATGGCCGCGGGCATGATACCGTCAGCACTGGCCCTCGGTGCCGGCGGCGAATTCCGCTCGCCGATGGCGCTCGCCGTGATCGGCGGCCTGATCTTCTCCACCATCCTGTCGCTGGTGTTCGTGCCGGCGATGTTCATGGTGATGGACGATCTCGGCGCCCTGTGCTGGCGCTTCGGCAAGAAGCTGCTGGCGTCGAGCGGCGAAGACGAAGGCGGACACGATGGAGAGCATCACGCCGCGCCGCCGGCCAAGGGACCGCCGGCAGTGCCGCCGGCGATGTCGCCCGCGGCGAAGTGA
- a CDS encoding efflux RND transporter periplasmic adaptor subunit, whose translation MKFSEYLKPALGLVFVAALATGYYWFEHRTHPEVKETPGQALVIVTKSTNACFSDMVRVTGFIVPRREAQVGVDQEGSRVTDLFVKEGDTVTENQELARLTAPPQMPGAPAGRPGPISLKAPAAGLITELRTAVGAPASPQAGPMFRISVNNEIELEAEVPSVHLLKLNSGATVRISRDDAPDVVGKVRTILPQIDRATQLGKVRISLNNNPSLKVGMFARANIDAKRSCGVAVPRTAIDRLTLQVVKGNIIETRKVRVGLTSETSTEILEGLDVGETVVADAGTSLHDGDQVKTMFADELERSRAR comes from the coding sequence ATGAAATTCTCCGAATACCTCAAACCTGCGCTCGGACTGGTGTTCGTTGCCGCTCTCGCCACCGGATATTACTGGTTCGAACACCGCACGCACCCGGAAGTGAAGGAAACGCCCGGCCAGGCGTTGGTGATCGTGACCAAATCCACCAATGCCTGCTTCTCCGACATGGTACGGGTCACCGGCTTCATCGTGCCACGCCGCGAGGCCCAGGTCGGGGTCGACCAGGAGGGCTCGCGCGTCACCGACCTGTTCGTCAAGGAAGGCGACACGGTTACCGAAAATCAGGAACTGGCGCGCCTCACCGCGCCGCCGCAGATGCCGGGCGCCCCCGCCGGCCGACCCGGACCGATCTCGCTGAAGGCCCCCGCCGCCGGCCTGATCACCGAATTGCGCACCGCGGTCGGCGCTCCCGCCTCGCCGCAGGCCGGGCCGATGTTCCGGATTTCCGTGAACAATGAAATCGAGCTCGAGGCCGAGGTGCCGAGCGTGCATCTGCTCAAGCTCAATTCAGGCGCGACCGTGCGCATCAGCCGGGACGACGCGCCCGACGTCGTCGGCAAGGTCCGAACGATTTTGCCGCAGATCGACCGCGCCACCCAGCTCGGCAAGGTGCGGATTTCGCTGAACAACAATCCCTCGCTCAAGGTCGGCATGTTCGCCCGCGCCAATATCGACGCCAAGCGTTCCTGCGGCGTCGCTGTCCCGCGCACTGCCATCGACCGCCTGACGCTGCAGGTCGTTAAGGGCAACATCATCGAGACGCGAAAAGTGCGCGTCGGCCTGACCTCCGAAACATCAACTGAAATTCTTGAAGGCCTCGACGTCGGCGAAACCGTCGTGGCCGATGCTGGCACGTCCTTGCATGACGGCGACCAGGTCAAGACCATGTTCGCCGATGAACTCGAGCGCTCGCGGGCACGCTAA
- a CDS encoding OmpA family protein encodes MVSISAKTFGMMVSVATLGAAISFAGTAFAQEKNVTEDQIVRALAPEKKPLTRGLSTGPQTAVDPTVTAAETKFVERIRGRSTRSLSSAEREEIASMVKDKPKIDLEINFDYNSADISAKSLPSVQALGRALTNNEIKGSTFVVAGHTDAAGGDAYNQDLSERRADAIKRYLVDKYGINGTDLVTVGYGKSKLKNPSQPMAEVNRRVQVVNMENKSTASAK; translated from the coding sequence ATGGTAAGTATCTCAGCGAAAACCTTTGGCATGATGGTCTCGGTGGCGACGCTCGGCGCCGCTATTTCCTTTGCAGGAACCGCGTTCGCCCAGGAGAAGAACGTCACCGAGGACCAGATCGTCCGTGCGCTGGCGCCCGAAAAGAAGCCGCTGACCCGCGGGCTCTCCACCGGTCCGCAGACCGCGGTCGATCCGACCGTCACCGCTGCCGAAACCAAATTCGTCGAGAGAATCCGTGGCCGCTCCACGCGCTCGCTTTCGAGCGCCGAGCGCGAAGAAATCGCGTCCATGGTCAAGGACAAGCCGAAGATCGATCTGGAGATCAACTTCGACTACAACTCGGCCGACATCAGCGCCAAGTCGCTGCCGTCGGTCCAGGCGCTCGGCCGCGCGCTCACCAACAACGAAATCAAGGGTTCGACCTTCGTGGTCGCCGGCCATACCGATGCGGCCGGTGGCGACGCCTATAACCAGGACCTTTCCGAGCGTCGTGCCGACGCGATCAAGCGCTACCTCGTCGACAAATACGGCATCAACGGCACCGATCTCGTCACCGTCGGATACGGCAAGAGCAAGCTCAAGAATCCAAGCCAGCCGATGGCGGAAGTGAACCGCCGCGTGCAGGTCGTGAACATGGAAAACAAGTCCACGGCGTCCGCCAAGTGA
- a CDS encoding caspase family protein, translating to MKIRLALFLALFFSVASVAPSFAAGERYALVIGNAKYPDAEAPLKEPINDARDIAEELKRDGFNVDIGENLTAEQMRRAFDRLYGKIKPGSVALLFFSGFGVQSNRQSYMIPVDAQIWTEADVRRDGFSLETVLGEINSRGAGVKIALIDASRRNPFERRFRSFSAGLAPVIAPNGTLVMYSAALSSVVSDNGSDRSLFVKELLKEIRTPDLMAEETLNRTRVGVTRASRQEQVPWISSSLAEDFSFIPSGSGPRPASQPSTPVATAPATPPVPAPAPAPPPPSPPVAVPAPPPPPPPAPSKPAEAAPLPPPPASPPIKPPEGPPPALADDPTIKSLTAKLNDNPDDAAALYRRGQVYASKGAYELAIKDFNNSLRLNPKDVEAFNNRCWARTVIGDLQAALKDCNEALRLRPNFVDALDSRGLVNLKSGQNKNAISDFDAALKINPRLTSSLYGRGLAKKRNGSISEGDLDINNAKAMDPNIVKEFAEYGVQ from the coding sequence ATGAAAATCCGTCTCGCATTGTTCCTTGCATTGTTTTTTTCAGTCGCGTCGGTAGCGCCGTCGTTCGCGGCCGGCGAGCGCTATGCGCTGGTCATCGGCAACGCGAAGTATCCGGACGCCGAAGCGCCGCTGAAGGAACCGATCAACGACGCACGCGACATCGCCGAAGAACTCAAGCGCGACGGCTTCAATGTCGATATCGGCGAAAACCTGACCGCCGAGCAGATGCGCCGGGCTTTCGACCGCCTGTACGGCAAGATCAAGCCTGGCTCGGTGGCGCTGCTTTTCTTCTCCGGCTTTGGCGTGCAATCGAACCGCCAGAGCTACATGATCCCGGTCGACGCCCAGATCTGGACCGAGGCGGACGTCCGCCGCGACGGTTTCAGCCTCGAAACCGTGCTGGGCGAGATCAACAGCCGCGGCGCCGGCGTCAAGATCGCACTGATCGATGCCTCCAGGCGCAACCCGTTCGAACGCCGGTTCCGCAGCTTTTCCGCCGGCCTGGCGCCGGTGATCGCACCGAACGGCACGCTGGTAATGTACTCTGCCGCGCTTTCTTCGGTCGTTTCCGATAATGGCAGCGATCGCAGCCTGTTCGTGAAAGAATTGCTGAAGGAAATCCGCACCCCCGACCTGATGGCGGAAGAAACGCTGAACCGCACCCGCGTCGGCGTCACCCGCGCCTCGCGCCAGGAGCAGGTGCCGTGGATTTCTTCCTCGCTGGCCGAGGATTTCTCCTTCATCCCGAGCGGCTCGGGCCCGCGGCCGGCGAGCCAGCCTTCGACGCCGGTGGCCACCGCACCCGCGACGCCGCCCGTACCTGCTCCAGCTCCCGCCCCGCCGCCGCCATCCCCGCCGGTCGCGGTACCAGCGCCACCACCACCACCGCCGCCCGCGCCGTCAAAACCGGCCGAAGCCGCGCCTCTGCCTCCGCCACCGGCGTCCCCGCCGATCAAGCCGCCCGAAGGCCCCCCGCCGGCGCTTGCCGACGATCCGACCATCAAGAGCCTGACCGCCAAGCTCAACGACAATCCGGACGATGCCGCTGCGCTGTACCGGCGCGGGCAGGTCTATGCCAGCAAGGGCGCCTACGAACTCGCGATCAAGGACTTCAACAATTCGCTGCGGCTGAACCCGAAGGACGTCGAAGCCTTCAACAACCGCTGCTGGGCGCGCACGGTGATAGGCGACCTGCAGGCGGCGCTGAAGGATTGCAACGAAGCGCTGCGGCTGCGGCCGAATTTCGTCGACGCGCTGGACAGCCGCGGCCTCGTCAACCTGAAGAGCGGCCAGAACAAGAATGCTATCTCTGATTTCGACGCCGCCCTCAAGATCAACCCGCGCCTGACGTCGTCGCTGTACGGCCGCGGCCTCGCCAAGAAGCGCAATGGCTCGATTTCGGAAGGCGACCTGGACATCAATAATGCCAAGGCGATGGACCCCAACATCGTCAAGGAGTTCGCCGAATACGGGGTGCAGTGA
- a CDS encoding N-acyl homoserine lactonase family protein, which yields MGNAYEIYALRYATMSPRTPNMNFLAPDPHETTAADLDYFVWLVRGGGRDILVDTGFNAEEAKARARKLTLNPIDALEKFGVAAGSIKDVIVTHLHYDHAGNLDRFPHARFHLQEREMSYATGRCMCNGMLRHPFSVEHVTTMVRHVYGERVTFHSGDGEVAPGVTVHRVGGHSDGLQVVRVETARGPVVLASDAAHYYANLQKRSPFPIVYNVGDMAQGWEIVERLAGHPDRFIPGHDPLVSEIYPRASDKVDAFALHLAPSRSFAK from the coding sequence ATGGGAAATGCCTACGAAATCTACGCCTTGCGCTATGCGACGATGTCGCCGCGCACCCCCAACATGAATTTTTTGGCCCCCGATCCGCACGAGACCACGGCGGCCGACCTCGATTATTTCGTCTGGCTGGTGCGTGGTGGTGGCCGTGACATCCTGGTCGATACCGGCTTCAACGCCGAGGAGGCCAAGGCGCGCGCCCGCAAGCTGACGCTCAACCCGATCGATGCGCTGGAAAAATTCGGCGTTGCGGCCGGCAGCATCAAGGACGTCATCGTCACCCATCTGCACTACGACCACGCCGGCAACCTCGATCGCTTCCCCCACGCGCGGTTCCATCTGCAGGAGCGCGAGATGAGCTATGCGACCGGGCGCTGCATGTGCAACGGCATGCTGCGGCACCCGTTTTCGGTCGAGCACGTCACCACCATGGTCCGCCACGTCTATGGCGAGCGCGTCACCTTCCATTCCGGCGACGGTGAGGTCGCCCCGGGCGTGACCGTGCATCGCGTCGGCGGCCATTCCGACGGCTTGCAGGTGGTGCGGGTCGAGACCGCGCGCGGGCCGGTGGTGCTGGCGTCGGACGCCGCCCATTACTACGCCAACCTGCAGAAGCGCAGCCCGTTTCCGATCGTCTACAACGTCGGCGACATGGCGCAGGGCTGGGAAATCGTCGAACGGCTGGCCGGCCATCCCGACCGCTTCATTCCCGGGCACGATCCGCTGGTGAGCGAAATCTATCCGCGCGCCAGCGACAAGGTCGACGCATTCGCGCTGCACCTGGCGCCGTCGCGTTCTTTTGCAAAGTAG
- a CDS encoding NAD(P)-dependent oxidoreductase has product MSAYKTVGFIGLGVMGEPICRNLVKKSGGRVLAFDLSPEPLARLREEGAGIAGSVAEAIAQSDLLFLCLPSAKQVRAVFEGDGILKNIRSGQVVVDLGTSSVSQTRDFAAQLQAKGAAWADAPIARTRQAAQDGTLSVMVGTTPALYADIEPLIRCFATDVTHCGEVGAGQVTKILNNMVLFETVNALAEAVAVAKHNGVDPKLLLDTLSKGSADSFALRNHGMKAIVPGNFPERAFSTEYALKDLSYALELAADAGLKIRGAELIGTVLQEAIDAGSGDNYFPVIAKHIDRS; this is encoded by the coding sequence ATGTCAGCGTATAAAACGGTCGGCTTTATCGGCCTCGGCGTGATGGGCGAGCCGATCTGTCGCAACCTCGTCAAGAAAAGCGGCGGCCGCGTGCTTGCGTTCGACCTGTCGCCGGAGCCGTTGGCGAGGCTGCGGGAAGAGGGTGCCGGGATTGCGGGCTCCGTGGCGGAAGCCATCGCGCAAAGCGATCTGCTGTTCCTGTGCCTGCCGAGCGCCAAACAGGTGCGCGCGGTGTTCGAAGGCGATGGCATTCTCAAGAACATCCGGAGCGGACAGGTCGTGGTCGATCTCGGCACGTCCTCGGTCAGCCAGACCCGTGACTTTGCCGCGCAGTTGCAGGCCAAAGGTGCGGCCTGGGCCGATGCGCCGATCGCGCGCACGCGTCAGGCGGCGCAGGACGGCACGCTCAGCGTGATGGTCGGAACCACGCCCGCGCTCTATGCCGACATCGAGCCATTGATCCGCTGCTTTGCCACCGATGTCACCCATTGCGGCGAGGTCGGCGCCGGGCAGGTCACAAAAATCCTCAACAACATGGTGCTGTTCGAAACCGTGAACGCGCTGGCCGAGGCCGTCGCGGTCGCCAAGCATAATGGCGTCGATCCAAAACTGCTGCTCGACACGCTCTCAAAGGGCTCGGCCGACAGTTTCGCGCTGCGTAATCACGGCATGAAGGCGATCGTGCCGGGCAATTTTCCGGAGCGGGCGTTCTCGACCGAATACGCATTGAAGGATCTGTCCTACGCGCTGGAACTGGCGGCCGATGCCGGACTGAAAATCCGCGGCGCGGAGCTGATCGGCACCGTGCTGCAGGAGGCGATCGATGCCGGATCGGGAGACAATTATTTCCCGGTCATCGCGAAGCACATCGACAGAAGCTAA
- a CDS encoding RidA family protein produces the protein MITRFAGLTPTRSRAVAHDDLVFTVAVAPDPVSPSMYEQTAKALARIDESLALCGSDKSKILTAIVYVADIKQKGEMNRAWDEWVDTKNPPMRACLGVDLEPPHIVEIVVTAAK, from the coding sequence ATGATCACCCGCTTTGCCGGACTGACGCCCACCCGCAGCCGCGCCGTCGCGCACGACGACCTGGTTTTCACCGTGGCGGTCGCGCCCGATCCGGTGAGCCCGTCGATGTATGAGCAGACCGCAAAGGCGCTCGCCCGCATCGACGAGAGCCTGGCGCTGTGCGGCTCGGACAAGAGCAAGATCCTCACGGCGATCGTCTACGTCGCCGACATCAAGCAGAAGGGCGAGATGAACCGCGCCTGGGACGAGTGGGTCGACACCAAAAATCCGCCGATGCGGGCCTGTCTGGGTGTCGATCTCGAACCGCCGCACATCGTGGAGATCGTGGTGACGGCGGCGAAATAA
- a CDS encoding MarR family winged helix-turn-helix transcriptional regulator, translated as MPFRLNRLAAEVSSALSVEYATRYGLDIPEWRVLATLGFRHDPCSAQYIADCTRTHKSTISRAVTALMKRQMVERVENADDRREFRLRLTRKGATLYEELIPRLLRKEQEILSCLSAQERRELARLLGKLEEGLDLVQTSEEADAKQAY; from the coding sequence ATGCCGTTCCGGCTGAACCGGCTCGCGGCGGAAGTGAGTTCGGCGCTGTCGGTCGAGTATGCCACCCGCTACGGGCTCGACATTCCGGAATGGCGGGTGCTGGCGACGCTCGGTTTCCGCCACGATCCCTGCAGCGCACAATACATCGCCGATTGCACCCGCACGCACAAATCCACCATCAGCCGTGCCGTCACCGCGCTGATGAAGCGGCAGATGGTCGAACGCGTCGAGAACGCCGACGACCGCCGCGAATTCCGGCTGCGCCTGACCCGCAAGGGCGCCACGCTGTACGAGGAACTGATCCCGCGGCTGCTGCGCAAGGAGCAGGAGATATTGTCATGCCTCTCCGCGCAGGAGCGGCGCGAACTGGCGCGGCTGCTCGGCAAGCTCGAAGAAGGCCTCGATCTGGTGCAGACCAGCGAAGAGGCGGATGCGAAGCAAGCGTATTAG
- a CDS encoding FAD-dependent oxidoreductase, which yields MAQTKTQFGYRRHPDQDRPGSNLAEHAVVVVGAGPVGLSLAIDLAQRGQSVVLLDDADRIGEGSRAICFSKRSLEFWDRLGIGQRMVDKGVVWSVGKIFHGEQQLYQFNLLPEEGHKRPAFINLQQFYAEAYLVDRVDELPAIDLRWRNKVTALEARNDHVLLTVETPDGPYRISARFVIACDGAKSALRRMVGAEFAGQVFEDQFLIADVKMTAAFPTERWFWFDPPFHAGRSALLHKQPDDIWRIDLQLSRFADPAVEKLPENVRPRIARMLGHDKFDFEWISLYKFQCRRMNKFIHGRVIFAGDAAHQVSPFGARGANSGLEDAENLAWKLVCVLQGTSPETLLESYHIERSAAADENIRESTRATDFMAPNSHQEARLRKAVLSLAKETEFGKRMVNGGRLSTPSVYATPLSTADRDTWRGGPGPGTSMVDAPVADARGEQIFLTDAFVKAGMHFTLLEFGNGASPERPEGVAAIRIGGNEGLVDSAGLAAARYDAEPGTAYLIRPDGYVAARFRHPTRSMLDAALARAAGIN from the coding sequence ATGGCGCAGACCAAAACCCAGTTCGGCTATCGCCGTCATCCCGACCAGGATCGGCCGGGTTCCAATCTTGCCGAGCACGCCGTCGTCGTGGTGGGTGCCGGACCGGTGGGGCTGTCGCTGGCGATCGATCTGGCGCAGCGCGGCCAATCCGTCGTGCTGCTCGACGACGCCGACCGGATCGGCGAGGGCTCGCGGGCGATCTGCTTCTCCAAGCGCTCGCTCGAATTCTGGGACCGGCTCGGCATCGGCCAGCGCATGGTCGACAAGGGCGTGGTGTGGAGCGTCGGCAAAATCTTTCACGGCGAGCAGCAGCTCTACCAGTTCAACCTGCTTCCCGAGGAGGGCCACAAACGACCGGCCTTCATCAACCTGCAGCAGTTCTACGCCGAGGCCTATCTGGTCGACCGCGTCGACGAACTGCCCGCCATCGACCTGCGCTGGCGCAACAAGGTGACCGCGCTCGAAGCGCGCAACGATCATGTGCTGCTGACCGTCGAAACGCCCGACGGTCCGTATCGGATCAGCGCCCGCTTCGTGATCGCCTGTGACGGCGCCAAATCCGCGCTGCGCCGGATGGTCGGCGCGGAATTCGCAGGACAGGTGTTCGAGGACCAGTTTTTGATCGCCGACGTCAAGATGACGGCAGCGTTCCCAACCGAGCGCTGGTTCTGGTTCGATCCGCCGTTCCATGCCGGGCGCTCCGCGCTGCTGCACAAGCAGCCGGATGACATCTGGCGCATCGATCTGCAGCTCAGTCGATTTGCCGATCCCGCTGTCGAAAAGCTGCCGGAAAATGTGCGGCCGCGCATTGCCCGCATGCTGGGGCACGACAAGTTCGATTTCGAATGGATCTCGCTGTACAAGTTCCAGTGCCGACGGATGAACAAGTTCATCCATGGCCGCGTGATCTTTGCCGGCGATGCCGCGCACCAGGTCTCGCCGTTCGGCGCGCGCGGCGCCAATTCCGGACTGGAGGATGCCGAGAACCTTGCGTGGAAGCTCGTTTGTGTGCTGCAGGGAACATCGCCCGAGACGCTGCTGGAGAGCTACCATATCGAGCGCAGCGCGGCCGCCGACGAGAACATCCGCGAATCCACCCGCGCGACCGACTTCATGGCGCCGAACTCGCACCAAGAGGCGCGGCTGCGCAAGGCGGTGCTGTCGCTCGCCAAGGAGACCGAGTTCGGCAAGCGCATGGTCAATGGCGGGCGGCTCTCGACGCCGTCGGTCTATGCGACGCCGCTCTCGACCGCCGATCGCGACACCTGGCGCGGCGGCCCTGGTCCCGGCACCTCGATGGTAGACGCGCCTGTTGCAGATGCGCGCGGCGAACAGATTTTTCTCACCGATGCTTTCGTCAAGGCCGGAATGCACTTTACCTTGCTCGAATTCGGCAATGGCGCTTCGCCGGAACGGCCCGAAGGCGTGGCTGCGATCCGGATCGGCGGCAACGAAGGCCTCGTCGATTCGGCAGGCCTGGCCGCCGCCCGCTACGACGCCGAACCCGGCACGGCCTATCTGATACGACCCGATGGCTATGTCGCGGCGCGATTCCGGCATCCGACCCGGTCGATGCTCGACGCTGCGCTGGCGCGGGCCGCCGGCATCAACTGA
- a CDS encoding DUF2783 domain-containing protein: protein MALSTASNFAKPDDAFRAIVEAHRGLSDEQSADLDAALVLVLANHIGDIAVLNEAIALAKRRMLDASQQQQQQQQ, encoded by the coding sequence ATGGCGCTATCGACGGCTTCGAATTTTGCCAAACCCGACGACGCGTTTCGCGCCATCGTCGAGGCGCATCGCGGCCTCAGCGACGAACAGAGCGCCGATCTCGACGCCGCGCTGGTTCTAGTGCTCGCCAACCACATCGGCGACATCGCCGTTTTGAACGAGGCGATCGCGCTGGCCAAACGGCGGATGCTCGATGCCAGCCAGCAACAGCAACAACAGCAGCAATAA